Genomic segment of Arachis hypogaea cultivar Tifrunner chromosome 11, arahy.Tifrunner.gnm2.J5K5, whole genome shotgun sequence:
TGCAGGAAAAATAATTAACGCAAAGCAATAACTAATGTTGTCTTCAGTTATACCGTACATATCTTTTGCTTATTATTTTTCAGATAAATCTTCTAATTATGTTGTAAAGTAAACTTTCTTGCTTTAACAATTGGGTACCCCAACTAATTAGAGAAGCCTATCACGTTGAATTGTCACAAAATGGCATCTTCGAGTTACGACCACTCCATCATGTTATTCTTAATTGTTTTTGTTAGCTAATGAAGGTTACCCAAAACATGCATGTTTCAGACTCCAACTATAACTCAATCGATCCAATTTCTTTAAACCCATCAACCAGTGCCACCTTCAAAAATAAGTTGACATCACAATTGGCCACTTCAAGAATTTTGGACACCACTAACCAACCACTGAGTACAGAGATTTTGAATATCCCTCACAACTTCTCGGGTTCAGATTCCTCCATCACAAGGAGAACACCTCAAGGTTTGGAGACTTACAAATTTTATGCACATTGTTAATGTTTAACAAAGAATCCAATTGTAACCAAAATATATACACTATTTGTTTATATGTGCAGAAAACACGATGCAACCAACTTTGTATCCAAGTCATCCATGTTGTTATGCTCAAAAGCCTTCGAGAAGTGTGGGCGCAGGCCGGCACATTCTGATTCCATCTTCACATGACCTCACCAATGCAAAATCATCCTTACTACTAACAAATTCTCATCTGCTTGCAACCGATGGTACAAATCTCTTTCTATTCTTTTTCATAATTCTTCAACATAGATTATCCCTGCCAACATCAATGTATTTGTTGAATGGTATCAAAGAACCAAATGATGAAACCACAATATTTTCTTTTCAGATCCAACAATGTCCCAGGAGATTCCTTCAAACGAAAGTCAAAGTGGTAGGTCTTGCAGAGGTCTAGCATTGACATGAGAGGTGCTCAATGCCTCATTAGATGGTAGAGCCAACTTAGAATCAACTACCCTGCATACCTCCATCTCATTTCAACCCAGCGAAggttacatttaatttttttttttaaataggctACTTATTCATGTACACAAATATATAGAAGTTTCACTCAACAAAATATTTCAAAGAATGCTTAACAGCAAATCAAAAGCATGTACAACTTTTTCTCATGAAAAACATAATGATTTCTACAGTGCATTTTCCAAATCCAGATGAAGCCATTGGAGATTATGCACATGAATTTCAGACTAGCACAATTACCAGTTCCCATTTAGGTAACCAACAAAATTCTGGAGAATCTCTTCCCAATAACAAACTTAAAGCATCTGTTCCAGATATTGAGATGTGAGCTAGCAAAATATTCATTTATTATAACATAATTAATTGAATCTTTTGAATTTATCAGACTTGGAATGCACAACTAGCAACATACAGTTGAACCTAACACCGAATGAAACATTGCACACAAGTACAACTGACGTCTTCAATACAGGTTTGTGCTTTTTGAGTAAATTTTTGCCACACCCACCCTTTCGATGATGGACCTGTCTACCGTAAAAAGATTTGAGAATCTAACTTTCAAGCTTTAACGTGATAAAATGTCTCAATATAACCATTAAACTTATGAATATCAGCTTCGTTCATTGAGATATAAGATTAAAATAGGTAAAGCTTGCTATTGAGTTCATTTACATAGTTCAATTCACAGATTCACCATGAAAGttatattatctttattttacattcCATTTATTTAACAAACACCCATCATttactttatcttatattgttgcgaaactgaaaattaattatctATATAGTCAGGAgcggatccaaaaaatttttaaaaaggggctgaaaacaatatttatttaattaaatattgtattatataaCTGATgatatcattttattattattatttttaataaaaagttaTTAATAAGTACTATGTTAAAATAGAAAGTTCTACTCCAAAATAATAATGTCATATTTGATATCatttataataactaaaattctaatttttatcctttattattATGAAGAATATAACATGAATAATATACATCAGTTactcttatattttttatatacgagtataaaataatttagcaaacaaaatatgtaaaatattcatattaatatataatttatttaatatgttattaatttaatatcataagaaaataaataaatattgaaataatttattttgtatgtGTATACTTTTTTACCATTCAAttagaatttatcataaaaattaaagtatttttttatatgataatagaTTTGAAAGGTAAGGAAAAAGTTAAAAACATAAAaggaacaataaaaaaataattcatcaaaacaaatggttaatgaaaaaaatgaagaattaAAGGaacaattaaaaaagatttatgaatcaaaaagattgttctaaaaaaatataatacattATTAATGTTCAAAATGTAACAATTGGGATTTGAACCCAAGTCATGGGACAGAAAAAGCTCAATTTTAAAGTTGAATATAtcatcatataatatatagaagttCTAAATCCTTTCGGCCAGGAGGGGGGAGCATGGCCTCACTGCCCCCTCTAAATTTGTCCCTGCATATAATTAAAGTATACATTAATCTTAAATTTATGTGTCATATATTAAAAGTAGATTGCACAATATTGATTTAAGTTTTCGGACTCAATTCCATTTAATTATTCAACTAATTTCTAATAAACACTTAAATTCATTTTACTATTTTAACATTTTGAATCGATTTCTAGATTAAAAAACGAGTTTTTGTAATTAAAGTTATACAAGACTGCatcttaattttttgaaaaactttatttttattttgcataAACTGCTATACTTTGTCATCTCATGTTACTTTCCTTTGctaattccttttcctttttcatagATTTTTGGGATATCGGAGATCCCAACTATACATGCCAAAGAGCGAATAGAAAAGCATTACAATTCTAAATTACCAAAGTTCAACCTATGCTGCCGACAAAGTCAAGTTCAACTTCCTATGATCCAAGATCCTCCTGAGCCATTGAAGAGGCTTTACTTTGATAATAATCAAAAGGCCGAACATTTTCGATCGAATATTAGAAGCTACAATAGTATGTTCGCTTTCACATCATTTGGAGGCAAGATACACAGGTCGATTAATGAAAGCCGTGGACCTCCAACGTTTGTTTTGCACGGTCAAAACTATCATTTAATGGGGAGGTTGCTTCCACTGAATGGAGGAATAGCAAAATTTGCACAATTATACATATATGACACCGGAAATGAGATAAAAATAGAATCCATGTTGTGAGGTAAATTCAatacattttaattaaattttggaaTAAAGAAAGTATGATTTGGTTGAAATGTTATACACACAGTCATGTTAACATCCTTTCTTGCTGATTCTTTGTAGCTCAAAGGATAAATTGAACAAGCTCCATGCTGATATAGTCTCTACTATCAAGACTATCTTGGACGATCATAATGTCCTTGCAAAGTCTTTTCGACTTGCTCGCGATGCACTCGCAGTGAACGCTGCCGATTCAGTTCGCCTACGACTCATAGGAAAAAGAGGACAAAATGGAAGGAGATACAATTTGCCTTCGGTATCTGAGGTTGCTACCTTAATTGTCAGGAATTTTGATGGATCCACAAAAGAACGAGATATTATTGTCGAGATTAAGTCGGGAGCACTTCAAAGAATAACAGAGCTCCACCCATCTTATCTAGGCTTACAATATCCTAGTTTATTCCCCTATGGTGAAGATGGATGGAGAGAAGATATTGTGTTGAACTGAGTTAAGAAAAACCCAACAGATGAAGACAAGCATGTCACAATGCGGGAGTTTTTCGCATTTCGAATCCAAGATTGGGGTTCACAAAATGGTGTCCTTTTATAATCCTATCGCTTATTCTAACAGTTCTTAGTTGATGCATTCTCAATAGTTGAAAGTGCTAGGTTGAAATAAATTTACACCCACCAAAGCGATTTTAGAGCTGAGATATACCATGGGCTTCGAGATGCTGTATTCAACGGTGAGACAAATGCTACTTCAAAAGGAAAGAGAATTATACTACCAGCAATATTTACTGGTGGCCCAAGATACATGATACAAAATTCTCAAGATGCTATGGCAATATGCAGATGCGTTAGTTATCCAGATTTATTCATCACTTTTACTTGCAATCCGCAATGGGATGAAATACAACGGTACTGTGTAAAGCATAAAGTCAAACCAGAGGACAGGCCAGATATGGTTTGTAGACTATTCAAAGTAAAACTGGACAAGATGATTAAGGATTTTAGATACAACAAATTATTCGGGGTGACAAAAGCAGGTATGCAACTTAAATACATCTTTCGGATTTTTATTGCTACCATGAAAATACTTCATCATATCTTAGCTTAGTGGTGTTAATACCAATGAGTTTTCGCCATTTTTCTCAGTTATCTATACAATATAATTTCAAAAGCGAGGTCTCCCACACGCACATATACTACTATTCTTGCATGAACAAGATAAATATCCAACTCCGGCAGATATAGACAAAATTATTCGTGCTGAAATTCCGGATCCTAATGTGGACAATGCATATTACGAAGCTGTGAAGACTTTTATGTTCCATGGTCCATGTGGTATTAGCAGGCCAACTTCGCCTTGCATGGATGAAGGGCGTTGCATATGTCATTTCCCTAAGAAGTATAATGAAGTTACCACAGTAGACGAAGATGGTTACCCAATTTATAAGCGTCAAAACAATGGACGCACAGTCGAAGTATCAGGAATTCATCTTGACAATAGGTATGTCGTGCCACATAATAGATTGTTGTTACCAAAGTACCGTGCTCACATTAATGTCGAATGGTGTAACCAGTCAAGATCTATTAAGTATTTATTCAAATATGTAAACAAAGGGAGTGATCGTGTCACAGCCTCCTTTtgcgcaaactccaccaatgaaAAATCAACTAAAGAAGTTGATGAAGTGAAAATGTTTTACGATTGCCGATATATATCTCCCTGTGAAGCTGCTTGGAAGATATTTTCCTATGACATTCACTACAAGAATCCATCCATGGAAAGGCTTAGCTTTCATTTTCCAGATCAACAACCTGTTGTCTTTACAGATGACGAATCATTACTTGAGGTAGTTGCAAAGGCGACTATTAAAGAGTCCATGTTTCTAGCTTGGTTTATAGCTAACAAAGAATATGCTATAGCTAGAGAACTAACCTACAATGAGTTTCCAAGCAAGTTTGTTTGGAAATCGTCACCTAGAGATTGGGCACCCAGGAAAAGTCATCAAGTCATTGGAAGGATGATCTTTGTTCCACCATCATATGGTGAGCTCTATTATTTAAGGTTGTTGTTAAATATTGTAAAGGGACCAACAAATTATGCAGACATTCGAACTTACAATGATGTTATTTACTCATCATTTCAAGATGCATGCTATGCACGCGACTTGCTTGATGACGACAAAGAATACGTTGATGCTATTGAGGAAGCAAGTCATTGGGGCTCGGGTCATTATTTGCGAAAGTTGTTTGTGACTCTATTGTGGTCTAACTCAATGGTGCGCCCCGAAGCTGTTTGGGAAAAAACAGCCATGCTATTGAGTAATGGAATTTTGCATGATCATAGAGCCATGTTTGGCCTATATAGTAAGCAAACGATTataataaatatctttttaattaaatttaaaatctttaaaatgttGCCTATATATTTTTGTTGTCTTTCTTTTATCCATAATCAATTTTTGTGTACAATAGTAAATGACATTTTTACCTTCTCAACATTTCAGATCTAGCTTTGAGTGATGAAGAATTAAAGAATCTAACGTTGATTGAGATCGAGCAAATCTTGAACAGTAACAGAAAAAGCTTACGAGATTACCCGACTATGCCATTTCCATCAGGAGATACTGACCATCTCAGAACCCGAAACAAAATGATCTTTGATGAGTTAAATTATGATCGTATTACATTAGAAAAGCAACACACTGAGTGCCTCTCCAATTTACTGCAGAGCAAAGAAAGGTTTATGATAAGATCATCAACACTGCAGAAAGTCAACATGGAcgtgtatttttttttgtatggcCACGGAGGTACAGGAAAGACTTTCCTTTGGAAAACTTTAGCTTCGGCACTAAGATCAAAGGGACAAATAGTCTTAACTGTTGCATCTAGCGACATTGCCTCTTTATTGCTACCTAGAGGTCAGACTGCACATTCTAGGTTTGCCATACCATTAACTCCAGATGAGTTCTCAACTTGCAACATCAAGCAAGGAAGTCCGTTAGCATAATTGATTATAACAGCTAAGCTCAAAATTTGGGACGAAGCTCCTATGATGAGCAAATTTTGCTTCGAGGCACTGGATAAGAAAATGAGAGATTTGATGAGGTTCAAATATGATCAGAATCGAAAATTGCCTTTTGGGGGAAAAACAATTGTTTTCAGTGGGGATTTTAGACAAATCTTACCAGTGATCCCAAAACGAACAAGACAAAACATTGTAAATGCGTGTTTAAACTCATCATATCTATGGCAGCATTGTGAAATATTAAAGCTCACTGTAAACATGCGACTACAATGTATGACTACAGATACTCCGGCAGAAGATTTAAAGCAATTTGCTGAATGGATTCTTCAGGTCGGCAATGGAACATCTGAAGGAACATGTGATGGATGCAACATGATTAACATACCTCCTGAATTGCTTATCACTAATTATAATGATCCTATACAGGCAATGATTGAAGCAATCTATTCTGATTACATTGCTGACATAGCTAACGAAAGCTACTTGAAAAGTCGAGCTATTTTAGTTCCTACAATTCATGTTGTAGATGAGGTAAATGATTACATGACTGCAATGAACAACAATCAATGCAGGACCTATGTTAGTTCCAATAAGTCTCTGTCTGAAGGAGGTAACAATGAAATTGAAGGCATCCACACACCATAATTTTTAGCAACACTTAGGTGCTCAGAGCTtccaaatcatgaattgaagctaAAGGTCAGTTGTCCTGTTATGCTTATCAGAAACATTGATCACTCATCAAGGCTTTGCAACGGTACCAGGTTGATAAATTACAAGACTTGGGGATAAAGTTATCAAGGCAAAGTTGTTGAATTCTAATCACTGTCTTGATAAGCTCTTCATTTCCTAGAATGACATTCACACCATCAAATGTAAGGATACCATTTAGATTTCAAATGAGACAATTTTCTGTTATGCTATCTTATGCaatgacaataaacaaaagtcaaGGACAATCGTTGGACCACGTCAGATTGCTACTGGAAAAACCAGTTTTTACACATGGCCAACTTTATGTTGCCATCTCAAGAGTcacaaataaaaaagatttgaaaattttaattgctCATGATGAAAACACTAGCAATATAGAGAATATTGTTTATCCCAAAGTCTTCAGAAATATATGACAATGGGTTCAACTTgaggtatttttttctttatcttctcATTTCTATATACATCCATAGTCCCTTATACAAACCTATTGCTCCAACTTTGATTTATTATCGGCCATGATAATACGTTTgaccaatatttttttctttttggaattTATATAATAACCTGTAATTTTCTTATATTATTCTCAATCTTGCAGATCCAGCAACAACACCGACATCTTGAATATTAAATACTACCAATCTTACCACATGACATATCCTATCATTACAGAAGATTAAGACTTACATGACTTATTTTAGATATGTCATTCTAACTATTTTGTTGTACTTCTATTGCATCCTTTTTGTAGTTTTTACACTATTAAAACTCTATTTCATTTTTTGCTACCTATTTCTTTCGTTAGACTCATTCTAAGTGTTCATATTTAATACAAATCaaatcttaataaatcaaaatgataaaaatatatacgaattatttttacataatattCAATTCATCATATCCTTAGTTACAGACAAAAATATCTATCGCATAAACTTCattagtttttctttttcctttataGAAACTCTTTTTAGtttttccaaaattttaataaatttttttacaacATACATaacctcttttactttttatacCAAATAAAATGCAAAATATAAACAGAGATTCATGTCATTATAGTCTGCATCTGTATTGTCTGCGCACCGTGCGGATATCTTTCTAGTTTAGTTAGTTATGTCCATATATTTAAGTGTTAGGTAATTTaataatgttaaaaaattaaataaataatgttaaagatctaaataatttattaatattaaaaaattaaataataatattaaatacctaaataatttaatttttgaagtaTTTCCACCttaggaaagaaaaaagaaagtttttCTATACCAaattggttattatatattttgttgaGTGGCCATTTTAGATATTCATATTTGgttattagattttaatttataaacttttaaattatatgacaaattaatctttaatttttttttaaaaaataattcttaCTTCATATTATCAAAACTTGCAAAAATAATTAATGAGTATCACTCCCAATTTAAGAAACCAGTTTGGAGTTTTACACTATTTTTTAACTTGATAAACGGAccagaagatttttttttttttccttttcttttgttaatttttaatttaaatgaagGAGAATAAATACTAAATAGTAATGAGTAATGACGTTGGTTTAGGGAGAGCTACAATAGTACATAGCATAAGCTGCGTTTTGCATCTGGAAAGAGCAACCGAGTTAGCTGAAGTGTGAAGGAAGCAAAGAAGCCATGGAAGGTCAAGAAGGGTCTCAGCAGCCACAGCTTGTACTCGCCGACAAGCTCTTCCTTCTCCGTCAACCCGATGTCCCTGACATCGAGAAAGTTCGCTTCAAAGACGACGTTTTCTCTTTCGTCAAAGAAAACGGTATTATtcgtaattcaattcaattccacTTCGATAACCTCTTTCAATCCGGTATTGTTTCTTATTTTGattgtttttatgtaatttttgttTCCCAGATATGGTTCCTTTGTACGAAACCCTAGTGGCTGATTCGGTGTTGGACATGGATCGTGCCCTTTTGGATTCGATGCGTGCTAAGATTGACGATGAGCTCAAGAAGCTTGATGAAAAGTCAGTTCATTTATCTTTCCTCTTCCAattctttatttgtttttagggtttattgAGAATTTCGGATGCATCgtgtttgaaatttgaaatgaGTTAGGGTTTGTGATAAGGGATATTGAGTGGGGTAGTCCTAATTGGTGCTCTTTTGTTTTGCAGTCTAGATTTTGAGGGTTATGAACTAATGTGTTATAATTGTTGGTTACTTTCTTTTTGGGGAAAAAAAGGGCTAGGAGTTTAGGTGAAATTGTTTGATAGAGTATGTAGATTTTGCTCAAACTTATCAAAAGTTAGACTTAAGAGATGTTGCACTTACATGGAGGAAGAACTTCCACAGTTTTGTGAATAGTAAGTAGATTGAAGTCCATTTAGGTAGACCATAAGTGAGCAGAATGAGCATGCATACAAGCTTGTGAATTATAAGTTTAAAATCCAAGTAAGTAGACAATTCGTGAGCagattgtgtgtgtgtgtgtgtgtgtgtgtggtgtgTCCGCGCATGCACTTGCACATTTGTGATTAACATGGCTTTGAAGGGGTCTAATGAGGATTATATGTAACTTAGCAGTATGTCACTTTCTTGCATACTGATAACTACTTCAAGTTTGTCTTTTAATTACCCATCTGGGCTAGTTTGAATTGAACAAATGCATCTGGTAAATTTTGTAAGCGTATTTGATTTTTTGGTTAGTATGTAGTAACAAAGTTCTACTTGATCTTTCATTAttacttttatgattaatattattatcatcaCTTAGGTTGTTAAGCGCATCTAACTAGTGTGGGGTTGAAAGttgaatatttttgttagttGGATTGCAACTGATGTATGACATACCATTAGAGTTTAGCATGTGGGCAGATTGTTTTGCTTTGCTTTGTGGTTCGCCAGAATGATAATACTTGGATGGAAAGCTAGAGATGACAttacagaaagaaaaagatgtaAAATGCTAAATACCTGGCACTGAAGTTGTTGAAGTTTTGTGATTCTCTGAAATGAAACTATTATATGAAAGCGGCAATTTTAATAACCCTTTCCTCACTTCAGGATTGCTGATGCTGAGGAAAA
This window contains:
- the LOC112721445 gene encoding uncharacterized protein; its protein translation is MGFEMLCVSYPDLFITFTCNPQWDEIQRYCVKHKVKPEDRPDMVCRLFKVKLDKMIKDFRYNKLFGVTKADIDKIIRAEIPDPNVDNAYYEAVKTFMFHGPCGISRPTSPCMDEGRCICHFPKKYNEVTTVDEDGYPIYKRQNNGRTVEVSGIHLDNRYVVPHNRLLLPKYRAHINVEWCNQSRSIKYLFKYVNKGSDRVTASFCANSTNEKSTKEVDEVKMFYDCRYISPCEAAWKIFSYDIHYKNPSMERLSFHFPDQQPVVFTDDESLLEVVAKATIKESMFLAWFIANKEYAIARELTYNEFPSKFVWKSSPRDWAPRKSHQVIGRMIFVPPSYGELYYLRLLLNIVKGPTNYADIRTYNDVIYSSFQDACYARDLLDDDKEYVDAIEEASHWGSGHYLRKLFVTLLWSNSMVRPEAVWEKTAMLLSNGILHDHRAMFGLYNLALSDEELKNLTLIEIEQILNSNRKSLRDYPTMPFPSGDTDHLRTRNKMIFDELNYDRITLEKQHTECLSNLLQSKERFMIRSSTLQKVNMDVYFFLYGHGGTGKTFLWKTLASALRSKGQIVLTVASSDIASLLLPRGQTAHSRFAIPLTPDEFSTCNIKQGSPLA